In Oscillatoria acuminata PCC 6304, a single window of DNA contains:
- a CDS encoding DarT ssDNA thymidine ADP-ribosyltransferase family protein, whose amino-acid sequence MTTYIYHITHLRNLPSILHSGGILANNRLKSQRINYVDIAHETIQNKRA is encoded by the coding sequence ATGACCACCTATATCTACCATATTACCCATCTTAGAAATTTACCCTCTATCTTGCATTCTGGTGGCATCCTCGCTAACAATCGCTTAAAATCTCAGCGGATCAATTATGTAGATATTGCTCACGAAACCATTCAGAATAAACGCGCTTAA